One part of the Arthrobacter tumbae genome encodes these proteins:
- a CDS encoding adenylate kinase → MIPTTPQRVVFFGVTGSGKTTAAERYAAATGLPLTSVDTDIGWLPGWVERDPADQLRMVEEIAARNAWVLDSFYGKWSDSLIPRADAIIALDYPRWLSLFRLVRRTLRRMLTQEEVCNGNTESFRRVIARDSIIRWHFTSFAGKRRRIRAYQDAGLPVVRFTSPKELEQWLRSNEK, encoded by the coding sequence GTGATTCCAACAACCCCTCAGCGAGTGGTGTTCTTCGGTGTGACCGGGTCCGGAAAAACGACAGCGGCCGAGCGCTATGCGGCTGCGACCGGGTTGCCGCTCACGTCCGTGGACACGGACATCGGCTGGCTTCCTGGCTGGGTGGAGCGGGATCCTGCCGATCAGCTCCGCATGGTCGAGGAGATCGCCGCCCGGAATGCCTGGGTGCTGGACAGCTTCTACGGCAAATGGTCCGACAGCTTGATCCCCCGCGCAGACGCCATCATCGCCTTGGATTATCCCCGCTGGCTCTCGCTGTTCCGGCTGGTCCGCAGGACCCTGCGGCGCATGCTTACGCAGGAGGAGGTGTGCAACGGAAACACGGAGAGCTTTCGCCGGGTCATCGCGCGGGACTCGATCATCCGCTGGCACTTCACATCCTTCGCCGGTAAGCGCCGGAGAATCCGCGCATATCAGGACGCCGGGCTGCCAGTGGTTCGCTTCACCAGCCCGAAGGAGCTCGAGCAGTGGCTCCGGTCCAACGAGAAGTGA
- a CDS encoding methylenetetrahydrofolate reductase — MGLPFTVEVIPGGDVASRLQSHLAAPATVAVTCLPHHGPAKTVDLAVELAGLGYRAVPHLAARSVASKQQLAEFMVRLADAGVRDIFAVAGDAREPVGPYAWSLPLIEEIAATGGFETGFAAYPEGHPTVPEPELTELLLKKQELGSWAVTQMCFSGDVLSDYIARLRSSGVTVPIWAGVPGRVRRTRLISLAGRIGVGPSLKFAKRSGSLLRSVLAPSSYDPSRLVRSIETTGAFAGLHIYSFNDFRGLPRN; from the coding sequence ATGGGTCTGCCGTTCACAGTTGAGGTCATTCCGGGAGGTGACGTTGCCTCCCGGTTGCAAAGCCACCTCGCAGCGCCGGCGACGGTCGCCGTCACCTGCCTTCCGCACCACGGCCCGGCAAAGACGGTGGATCTGGCCGTGGAGCTTGCCGGTCTTGGCTACCGCGCCGTGCCGCATCTGGCAGCCCGTTCCGTTGCGTCGAAGCAGCAGCTCGCGGAGTTCATGGTGCGTCTTGCGGACGCGGGGGTGCGGGACATCTTTGCCGTAGCCGGGGATGCCCGTGAGCCGGTCGGACCATATGCGTGGAGCCTGCCGCTCATCGAGGAGATCGCGGCGACCGGTGGATTCGAAACCGGGTTCGCCGCCTATCCCGAAGGTCATCCCACAGTTCCCGAGCCCGAACTGACCGAGCTGCTGCTCAAGAAACAGGAGCTTGGCAGTTGGGCCGTCACCCAGATGTGCTTTTCCGGGGATGTCCTCAGCGACTACATCGCCCGCTTGAGATCGAGCGGCGTGACCGTGCCCATATGGGCAGGTGTTCCGGGACGTGTCCGGCGCACCCGTCTCATTTCCCTTGCCGGGCGAATCGGAGTCGGTCCGTCGCTGAAGTTCGCCAAGCGGAGCGGTTCGCTGCTGCGTTCAGTACTGGCGCCGTCGTCGTACGATCCCTCCCGATTGGTGCGCTCCATCGAGACGACCGGCGCGTTCGCGGGGCTGCACATCTACAGTTTCAACGATTTCCGGGGTCTGCCCCGAAACTGA
- a CDS encoding L-serine ammonia-lyase: MTISAFDLFKIGIGPSSSHTGGPMTAAYLFTRMVVEQGLLEQVHHVDAELFGSLGVTGHGHGTVKAVILGLEGEQPHLIDPERAEPRVEEISATKILRLAGSHDVAFDPEKDLVLHRKQRLDYHTNGMRFSAYNSEGMLLSAREYYSVGGGFVLDQDQIGADLSAEQTVAIPYPFESGEQLLGLAAATGKSFSGIVLANELAARSEDEIRNGLLEIWDVMQDTIRRGSTNSGILPGGLHVRRRAARQLELLQKEADPNDHLSTMEWVTLFALAVNEENAAGGRVVTAPTNGAAGIIPAVLKYYTDFVPGADDDGVIRFLLAATAVGALFKKNASISGAEVGCQGEVGSACAMAAAGLAEVLGGTPEQVENAAEIGIEHNLGLTCDPVGGLVQIPCIERNAVGAMKAITAARMAVRGDGQHFVSLDAAIKTMRETGADMMDKYKETARGGLALNVVEC, from the coding sequence TCCACCACGTTGACGCTGAACTGTTCGGTTCGCTGGGCGTCACCGGTCACGGACACGGTACCGTCAAGGCCGTGATCCTGGGACTTGAGGGGGAGCAGCCGCATCTCATCGATCCGGAACGCGCTGAGCCTCGCGTGGAGGAGATCTCCGCAACGAAGATCCTTCGCCTGGCCGGCTCGCACGACGTGGCTTTCGACCCGGAGAAAGATCTCGTTCTGCACCGTAAGCAGCGGCTGGACTATCACACCAATGGCATGCGCTTCTCGGCATATAACTCCGAAGGCATGCTTCTATCTGCCCGCGAGTACTACTCGGTGGGCGGCGGGTTTGTGTTGGATCAGGATCAGATTGGTGCGGATCTGTCCGCGGAACAGACCGTCGCCATTCCGTACCCGTTCGAATCCGGCGAACAGTTGCTCGGCCTTGCCGCGGCGACGGGAAAGTCCTTTTCCGGGATAGTGCTGGCCAACGAACTGGCCGCCCGGTCCGAGGATGAGATCCGCAACGGCCTGCTCGAAATCTGGGATGTCATGCAGGACACCATCCGGCGGGGGTCGACCAACAGCGGCATCCTTCCCGGCGGTCTGCATGTCCGGCGTCGGGCTGCCCGGCAGCTTGAGCTGCTCCAGAAGGAAGCTGATCCCAACGATCACCTCAGCACCATGGAGTGGGTCACGCTGTTCGCGCTTGCGGTCAATGAGGAGAACGCAGCCGGGGGCCGCGTGGTCACCGCTCCCACCAACGGCGCGGCCGGCATCATCCCGGCAGTCCTGAAGTACTACACGGACTTCGTTCCAGGAGCGGACGACGACGGCGTCATCCGCTTCCTGCTCGCCGCCACCGCCGTCGGCGCCCTCTTCAAAAAGAACGCATCGATTTCCGGTGCCGAGGTCGGCTGCCAGGGTGAGGTCGGTTCAGCGTGCGCGATGGCCGCTGCGGGGCTGGCCGAGGTGCTGGGAGGCACCCCCGAGCAGGTCGAGAACGCGGCGGAAATCGGTATCGAACACAACCTGGGCCTGACCTGCGATCCCGTCGGCGGCCTGGTGCAGATACCGTGCATCGAGCGCAACGCCGTGGGAGCGATGAAGGCTATCACCGCTGCCCGGATGGCCGTCCGCGGCGACGGGCAGCACTTCGTCTCACTCGACGCAGCCATCAAGACGATGCGGGAAACCGGTGCCGACATGATGGACAAGTACAAGGAAACGGCCCGCGGTGGGCTGGCATTGAACGTCGTGGAATGCTGA